In Solanum lycopersicum chromosome 5, SLM_r2.1, the following are encoded in one genomic region:
- the LOC101247027 gene encoding WRKY transcription factor 22-like yields MENDHWDIGEIERSCNMNKSNNVVAPKLGLKASHVWNYFDRVLAPGMNSFNGSSESVSLDFSIARQERSYDQVSNQQFYLHSIQPVQFFQQIVVPQSRTTVSCVPPTTTQQEWIDLQQQLDIGAKIHPNFASSMKSPLTQSTTRKNQSIRLTYKLSQEELTNDKWAWRKYGQKNIKGSPFPRNYYKCSTSKQCEEKKQIEKSSKDENIFFVSCSGDHNHDPPMSRRYLASFKNNSKFKLPKSINIFPKESIFNASSSSSKRIKHSTNVASSIIGTKPPLEIRSKNKMFFAVVQNKGDGNEKVHMNEDIFMGIEEHQIVTTST; encoded by the exons ATGGAGAATGATCATTGGGATATAGGTGAAATAGAAAGAAGTTGTAATATGAATAAATCTAACAATGTTGTAGCTCCTAAATTAGGTTTAAAAGCATCTCATGTTTGGAATTATTTTGACAGAGTTTTGGCTCCTGGCATGAATAGTTTTAATGGTTCATCTGAAAGTGTTTCTTTAGATTTTTCAATAGCTCGTCAGGAAAGATCATATGATCAGGTTAGCAACCAGCAATTCTACTTACATTCAATTCAACCAGTTCAATTTTTCCAACAAATCGTTGTTCCTCAATCACGAACAACGGTGTCATGTGTACCACCAactacaacacaacaagaaTGGATAGATCTACAACAACAGCTCGATATAGGGGCTAAAATTCATCCTAATTTTGCTTCTTCTATGAAGAGTCCTTTGACCCAATCTACAACAAG GAAAAATCAGTCGATAAGGCTTACCTATAAATTATCGCAAGAGGAACTCACAAATGACAAATGGGCATGGCGCAAGTATGgtcaaaagaatataaaaggTTCCCCATTTCCAAG GAATTACTATAAGTGTAGCACATCAAAACAATGCgaagaaaagaaacaaattgaGAAAAGCTCAAAGGATGAGAACATTTTCTTTGTATCTTGTTCCGGTGATCACAATCATGATCCACCCATGAGCCGTAGATATCTTGCTAGCTTCAAAAATAATTCCAAATTCAAGCTTCCAAAAAGCATAAATATTTTCCCCAAAGAATCAATCTTTAAtgcatcatcatcgtcgtccaAGCGCATTAAGCATTCAACAAATGTTGCTTCTTCAATTATCGGAACTAAGCCTCCACTTGAAATCAGGAGCAAAAACAAAATGTTTTTTGCGGTCGTGCAGAACAAAGGTGATGGCAATGAAAAGGTACACATGAATGAAGATATTTTCATGGGTATTGAGGAACACCAAATTGTTACTACTTCCACCTAA